In bacterium, one genomic interval encodes:
- a CDS encoding type II toxin-antitoxin system VapC family toxin: MPRAIVIDACIALKWEFRDEDHAEAVLGLLSGAIGGSIELVAPVLWLYEVVNVLRSAAASSRMSPEDALRDLHHLLASGVRLVSQHPDRFNLMLSDAIACQCSIYDFSYIDLARQLGCDFFTGDRKLYNLTSEAYPFVRWIGDFGAEP; encoded by the coding sequence GTGCCACGGGCGATTGTGATTGATGCCTGCATCGCGTTGAAATGGGAATTCCGTGATGAAGATCATGCCGAGGCCGTTCTCGGGCTTCTCTCGGGCGCGATTGGTGGTTCGATAGAACTTGTAGCCCCTGTATTGTGGCTTTATGAAGTTGTAAACGTTCTTCGTAGCGCCGCCGCTAGCTCAAGGATGAGCCCAGAAGACGCTCTGAGAGACCTCCATCACCTATTGGCATCAGGTGTTCGTCTGGTTTCACAACATCCCGACCGATTCAACCTGATGTTGTCTGATGCCATTGCTTGTCAATGCTCCATTTACGACTTTTCTTATATTGATCTGGCCCGCCAACTTGGATGCGATTTCTTCACGGGAGACCGCAAGCTTTACAATCTGACGAGCGAGGCCTACCCGTTTGTCAGATGGATCGGGGATTTCGGAGCTGAACCTTGA
- a CDS encoding class I SAM-dependent methyltransferase — translation MGPLVLSEKLDLLREVLRPISLQDKRVLDAGTGRTSARALLEKEPSEIVLVAAPGDERKAKPAREALAQFPNTKGNVILGDLSNSGLSPPDSFDFALADYLIGEIDCFAPSMQFPILANIYNWLRPGGELLIVDIEPPAVNKVGVLSLMQEFVFWAQMTSVLARRWKDRPRDYKAELVSTWLKGIGFADIRTDYYERRLDVEYADGIHKMAVERLSGLRNESIREGLRHQLDAALSAIRDLPASRWINMTQTNYSIRAVKRDG, via the coding sequence ATGGGACCACTGGTTCTCTCCGAGAAACTCGACTTGCTCAGAGAGGTGCTGCGGCCAATCAGCCTTCAGGACAAGAGAGTGCTTGATGCAGGCACCGGCAGGACGAGCGCGAGAGCTTTGCTGGAGAAGGAGCCCTCGGAGATTGTGCTCGTGGCTGCCCCAGGAGATGAGAGGAAGGCAAAACCTGCACGCGAGGCGCTCGCACAGTTTCCTAACACCAAAGGCAATGTCATTCTCGGCGATCTGAGCAATAGTGGGCTTTCCCCGCCCGATTCATTCGATTTCGCACTGGCCGACTACCTAATCGGCGAGATCGATTGCTTTGCGCCCTCGATGCAGTTCCCCATCCTAGCCAACATCTATAATTGGCTTCGTCCCGGCGGCGAGCTGCTCATCGTCGATATCGAGCCGCCAGCGGTGAATAAGGTCGGCGTGCTATCTCTGATGCAGGAGTTTGTGTTTTGGGCGCAGATGACGAGTGTGCTGGCGAGGCGCTGGAAGGATAGACCGAGGGACTACAAGGCTGAATTGGTGTCCACGTGGTTGAAAGGGATCGGCTTTGCTGATATTCGGACAGACTACTACGAGAGGCGCCTCGATGTTGAATATGCGGACGGTATCCACAAGATGGCCGTCGAGCGGCTTTCTGGGCTGCGGAACGAGAGCATCAGGGAGGGATTGAGACACCAGCTGGACGCGGCTCTTTCGGCCATCAGAGATTTGCCTGCCTCACGATGGATCAACATGACCCAGACAAACTACTCGATCCGGGCAGTCAAGCGAGATGGATAG